The genomic stretch TGGAGTCGCTGTCACCGCTGGAACGGGCGGTGTTCGTGCTCAGGGAGGCCTTCGGGTATCCCTTCGCCGACATCGCCGCGATGCTCGACAGGGGCGAGCCGGCGGTCCGCCAGCTGGCCGGACGCGCCCGCCGGCACGTCGACGACCGGCGGCCCCGCTACGACGTCGACCCCCTCGAGCGCCGTGACCTGACCGAGCGGTTCCTCGCCGCCGCCACCGACGGTGACCTGGCCGGACTGATGTCACTGCTCGCCCCGGACGCGCGACTGGTCGGCGACAGCGGCGGCAAGTCCCGGGCGCCGCTGCGGATCGTGGAGAGCGCCGAGAAGGTGGGCCGCTTCCTGGTGGGCGCGGCCGAGAGGAGCGGACCGGGCGAGTCGTTCCGCTTCCTGGAGGTCAACGGCGGCCCCGCCCTGCTCGCCCTGGACGACGGCAAGCCCGACGCCGTATTCCAGTTGGAGATCCTGGACGGCCGGATCCAGTCGATCTACGTCATCCGCAACCCCGACAAGCTGCGGTCCCTGAATCCGGACTAGGCGCCGCACTCCGAGCCCCCGTTTCGCGACGGGGGCTTTGCCGTCGCGTCACGAAAACGGCCCTGTGCGAACGCCCTGTGAACGCTCCACGGCACCTCCGGTACAGGCCGGGCAAGGGATCGAGGATTGGTATTGACCAAGGGTGGGGGCCGTCCTATGGTCGCAGAGAAGTTCAACAACCTTTAATAAACAAGGGCGCTAAAACGCCGCCGGAACACGGCGATTGCGGAGGACAGGGTGGGGACCCAGCAATTGGAAACGGTGCCGGAACCGAAGTACTGGCATCTCAGGACCGTGCTCAGCGAGGCGCTGGATTCGGAGTTCTCCGTGGGGGAGATCCTGCCCAACGAGCGTGATCTGGCAGCCCGCTTCGGCGTGGCCCGGGCGACGCTCCGGCAGGCTCTGGAACAGCTCGAACTGGAGGGCAGGCTTCAGCGTCGCCGCGGTGTCGGTACGACGGTGGCACCGCCGCGCGTGGGGGTCGCGGTCGGCACCACCGAGCAGCATGTGTGGCCGGGGGCGGCGGGGGACGACTGGCAGCCCGTCGACAGCACGTTGGAGGCTCCGCCCGCGGCTGTGGCCGGGGTCCTGGAGACCGGCGCCGAGGAGCTGGTGCACCTGGTGCGTCGCTCCCGCGTGACGCACGGTCAGCCCGTCGCCGCCGAGCTGCTCTACGTCCCCGCGTCCTCGGTGCCGGACCTCTCCGCCATCGACGCGCCCGCCGGGGCGGCACGCGCGCGTGCGGTGCTGCGCGAGCTTCAGCGGCTGGCGCTGGAGGGCCAGGAGCGCGCCGTCGAGCTGGGCTCGGCCCGCGCGGACGACGCCAAGCAACTGGACCGGCTCCCCGGGGCACCCGTCCTCGTCGTCACGACCCGCTACTTCGCCGAAGGCGGTCGGACCGCCGCGGTCTCCGTCGCCACCTACCGCGCGGACACCTGCCGGCTGACCTTCGGGGACTCCGGCGGTGTGGAGATCCACGAGGGACCGGAACGCCAGGCGTCCTGAGCCGTAGCCACTCTCGACCGCCGCGCCCCGGAACTCCGCCGGGGCGCGAGTCGTTGGAGCGGGCAGCGGGCGGCCCCCTGCGCGAGCCCGTCAGCGCCGTGCCGTGACCGTCTGCTCCACCGCGAACAACTGCTCCTCCACATGGTCCAGCGCCAGCCGCAGCGCCCCCGTCGCGACGGCCGCCTCGCCGAGGAGGGACAGGGTGACCTTCGGCGGCCGCAGGCAGTAGCGGGCCAACTCGCGGTGCAGCGGCTCCAGTACGCCGTCCAGGCCCGCCGCCCAGCCGCCCACGACGACCAGCTCCGGGTCGAGGGCCAGCACCAGGGCCGCCGTGTCGTGGACGAGCCGCTGGATGAACCGGTCCACGGCCGCACGGGCCCGCAGGTCGCCCTCGCGCGCCTCGGCGAACACCTCGGCCACCGCCTGCTCGTCGAGCGGGTGCAGCGGCTCGTCCGTGGTGGAGAGCAGGGTCTCCGGCGTGGCCTCACGGCCCAGCAGATGCAACGCGCCGATCTCACCGGCAGCGCCGCCGAATCCCCGGTGCAGCCGCCCGCCGATCAGCGAACCGGCCCCCGGGCTCAGCCCGGCCAGCACGAACACGATGTCGTCGGACTCGGTCGCCGCGCCCTTCCAATGCTCGGCGACCGCCGCCGCGTTGGCGTCGTTCTCGACCAGCACCGGGCACTTGAAGGACCGGCTCAGCCGCTCGCCGAGCGGCAGCCCCGACCACTGCGGCAGGGCCGTGCTCAGCCGCACCGTGCCGTCCGCCTCCACGATCCCCGGCGTCGCGGCGCCCACGGCCCGCAGCGAACCGCGCGGCACACCGGCCCGGCGCAGCAGCTCGGCGACGGCCGTGCGCAGCCGCTCCAGACGCTCGTCGGCGGTGGCCGTCTCCTCCACGTCCTTGGCGATGGAGCCGAGCACCCGCCCGTCCAGGTCGGACAGCAGTGCGGCGACCCGGTGCGGCCCGATGTCCAGGCCCAGCAGATGACCGGCCTCGGCCCGGAACCGGAACCGGCGCGCCGGACGTCCCTGGCGCCGCGTCGCGCCCTCGTCGGCGGCCTTCTCGACGACGTACCCCGCCTCGATGAGGTCCTCGACGACCCCCTCGACGGTCGGCCGGGACAGTCCGGTGACCCGGGTGATCTCGGTCAGCGTCGCGCTGTCGGTGGCACGCAGCGCGTGCAGCACCACAGCGGAATTGATCCTTCGCAGCAGCGAGGGATCCCCGCCGGTCAGCCGCCCCACCGTCCGTCCTCCCAGCTCGTGCGCGTGTTGGCCGGATCGTACTCGGCCCGGCGGACCCCGGCGAGTGCCGGGCGACCGGCGGCCTACCGGCCGGTCCGTACAGGCTGTGCCGGGGCGCCTCGGCCGGCCCGGAGCCATGTGGTCACCCGGGTGCCACGAACCCCGACTCGTACGCAGCGATCACGGCCTGCGTGCGGTCCCGGGCCCCCAGCTTCGCCAGTACGGCACTCACATGCGACTTCACCGTCTCCGTGCCGACGACCATCCGGGCGGCGATCTCGGCGTTGGACAGCCCGCGCGTCATCAGCCGCAGCACCTCCGCCTCCCGCTCGGTGAGCTGCGCCCGCTCCATGGCGGCGCGGGCCGCAGGGTTGGCGCCGCTTTCCCCGTGCTCGGCGGCGAGCTGCCGTACCGACGCCGGGAACAGCAGCGACTCGCCCTCGGCGACCAGCCGGACCGCGTTCACGATCTCGGCGGGCCGGGCCCGCTTCAGCAGAAACCCGTCGGCTCCCGCGCGCAGTGCCTCGTAGACGTACTCGTCGTTCTCGAAGGTCGTCACCACGAGGATCTTCGGCGGGTCGTCGACCGTCCGCAGTACCGCGCGGGTGGCCTCGATCCCGTCCAGCAGCGGCATCCGTACGTCCATCGCGACCACGTCCGGACGCAGGCTCCGCACCAGCGGGATGACCGCGGCCCCGTCGGCCGCCTCCCCGACGACCTCGATGTCCGGCTGCGCGTCCAACACGGCCCGCAGGCCCGCGCGTACGAGGGGTTCGTCGTCGACGAGGAGAACGGTGACCGGCATCCGGCCAGCGTAGATCAACGCAACGGCAGCTCTACATGCACCTGCCAGTCGCCTTCGGTGGGACCGGTGCACGCCCGC from Streptomyces davaonensis JCM 4913 encodes the following:
- a CDS encoding ROK family transcriptional regulator, whose amino-acid sequence is MGRLTGGDPSLLRRINSAVVLHALRATDSATLTEITRVTGLSRPTVEGVVEDLIEAGYVVEKAADEGATRRQGRPARRFRFRAEAGHLLGLDIGPHRVAALLSDLDGRVLGSIAKDVEETATADERLERLRTAVAELLRRAGVPRGSLRAVGAATPGIVEADGTVRLSTALPQWSGLPLGERLSRSFKCPVLVENDANAAAVAEHWKGAATESDDIVFVLAGLSPGAGSLIGGRLHRGFGGAAGEIGALHLLGREATPETLLSTTDEPLHPLDEQAVAEVFAEAREGDLRARAAVDRFIQRLVHDTAALVLALDPELVVVGGWAAGLDGVLEPLHRELARYCLRPPKVTLSLLGEAAVATGALRLALDHVEEQLFAVEQTVTARR
- a CDS encoding GntR family transcriptional regulator yields the protein MGTQQLETVPEPKYWHLRTVLSEALDSEFSVGEILPNERDLAARFGVARATLRQALEQLELEGRLQRRRGVGTTVAPPRVGVAVGTTEQHVWPGAAGDDWQPVDSTLEAPPAAVAGVLETGAEELVHLVRRSRVTHGQPVAAELLYVPASSVPDLSAIDAPAGAARARAVLRELQRLALEGQERAVELGSARADDAKQLDRLPGAPVLVVTTRYFAEGGRTAAVSVATYRADTCRLTFGDSGGVEIHEGPERQAS
- a CDS encoding RNA polymerase sigma-70 factor, which gives rise to MSTDTVTDVFEEHRPVLLEVAYRMLGRVADAEDVVQEAWLRWTSADRAEVRDPRGFLVRVTTRLAIDRLRQVKARNEEYIGPWLPEPYVTDFGETAPDTAERAVLADTVSLAVLVVLESLSPLERAVFVLREAFGYPFADIAAMLDRGEPAVRQLAGRARRHVDDRRPRYDVDPLERRDLTERFLAAATDGDLAGLMSLLAPDARLVGDSGGKSRAPLRIVESAEKVGRFLVGAAERSGPGESFRFLEVNGGPALLALDDGKPDAVFQLEILDGRIQSIYVIRNPDKLRSLNPD
- a CDS encoding response regulator transcription factor yields the protein MPVTVLLVDDEPLVRAGLRAVLDAQPDIEVVGEAADGAAVIPLVRSLRPDVVAMDVRMPLLDGIEATRAVLRTVDDPPKILVVTTFENDEYVYEALRAGADGFLLKRARPAEIVNAVRLVAEGESLLFPASVRQLAAEHGESGANPAARAAMERAQLTEREAEVLRLMTRGLSNAEIAARMVVGTETVKSHVSAVLAKLGARDRTQAVIAAYESGFVAPG